One part of the Raphanus sativus cultivar WK10039 chromosome 7, ASM80110v3, whole genome shotgun sequence genome encodes these proteins:
- the LOC108815541 gene encoding putative F-box/kelch-repeat protein At4g11770, translating into MTNFIEFTRVHILDLPNDLLLNCLGRVSRSYYPTLCLVSKRFRSLIRSIELYQTRTLLGRTESCLYLCLRFSYGSKQCWYTLCKRPTPSPKPKPNPISGLFSPCFRPFRIPKSSNYHMVSVSTLKISAWPWWNCVAIGSTIYKVGKFIDGGISSRVFFLDCRSHTWHEAPTPSIQMTPEWPLVSVIDGKIYVVEGWNDPDSSDSMEVFDLKKQIWEHVPCPRAEVFGKSLTLRSLAIDGKLYLIGDKNMVYTAAENKWDVVGYETRICSAFCDSSCVIDNIMYKYSLSRKLQWYDSKGILWRDLKGLEELTKIPKSCTRVRMVNHGGKIALLWEKEVRGFVSNEKNIWCAVFAVERRSEEEVYGKLEWCEVVLKVPKSCCLLEFLAVNV; encoded by the coding sequence ATGACGAATTTCATAGAGTTTACACGGGTACATATTCTTGATCTTCCTAATGATTTACTGTTGAATTGCTTAGGTCGGGTTTCAAGATCGTACTACCCGACTCTTTGCTTAGTCTCCAAGAGATTTCGCTCTCTTATTAGATCGATTGAGCTTTACCAGACCCGAACTCTCTTAGGCCGCACCGAGAGTTGTCTCTATTTGTGCTTAAGGTTCAGCTATGGTTCTAAACAATGTTGGTACACTCTATGTAAAAGACCAACTCCAAGCCCTAAACCTAAGCCTAACCCTATCTCAGGATTGTTCAGTCCATGCTTTAGACCATTTAGAATCCCAAAGTCGAGCAACTATCATATGGTCTCTGTCTCAACTCTCAAAATTTCTGCTTGGCCTTGGTGGAATTGTGTCGCAATTGGTTCTACTATCTACAAGGTTGGCAAATTTATCGATGGTGGGATCTCGTCTAGAGTCTTCTTCTTGGACTGTCGGTCTCACACTTGGCACGAAGCTCCAACTCCAAGCATACAGATGACGCCAGAGTGGCCTCTTGTGAGCGTTATTGATGGGAAAATATACGTAGTGGAAGGGTGGAATGATCCGGATTCATCAGATTCGATGGAGGTTTTCGAtctgaaaaaacaaatatgggAGCATGTACCATGCCCTAGAGCAGAGGTATTCGGGAAGAGTCTTACATTAAGAAGCTTAGCCATAGACGGAAAGCTTTACCTGATTGGGGATAAGAATATGGTTTACACGGCGGCTGAAAATAAGTGGGACGTTGTAGGATATGAGACGCGTATATGTTCGGCTTTCTGTGATTCTTCATGCGTGATAGACAACATAATGTACAAGTATAGCTTGTCCCGAAAGCTTCAATGGTACGACTCCAAGGGAATATTGTGGAGAGATTTAAAGGGTTTGGAAGAACTTACAAAAATACCAAAGAGCTGTACTCGTGTTAGGATGGTCAATCATGGTGGAAAGATTGCGCTTTTGTGGGAAAAGGAAGTGCGTGGTTTTGTCTCCAACGAGAAGAATATTTGGTGTGCTGTGTTTGCGGTTGAAAGGCGCAGCGAAGAAGAGGTTTATGGGAAGCTTGAATGGTGTGAGGTTGTGCTTAAAGTCCCCAAATCATGTTGTTTACTGGAATTTCTTGCCGTTAATGTTTGA
- the LOC108814412 gene encoding protein NLP9, with the protein MDNTSDIPAEEMDGWVKNLISEEDMFSSSSELVNFESFASWCNTPSANDILFTQYGLTTSQSTTTPTPFGGFTALHVDPSPSFNGLEGCYVGEKRPVQEMSSQFHYLSGKRSKSSAIECSVPRSLSYSLDEKMLKALSLFMEFSGEGILAQFWTPVKSGDQYMLSTCDQAYLLDSRLSGYREVSRKYTFSAETSQYSSPGLPGRVFISGVPEWTSNVMYYKTAEYLRMKHALDNDVRGSIAIPVLEESGSSCCGVLELVTCREKPNFDLEMDSVCRALQAVNLQTSTIPSRQYLSSNQKEALAEIRDVLRAVCHAHRLPLALAWLPCNCYSNGANDELVKVYGKKSDGGSLLCIEETACYVNDMEMEGFVNACMEHYLSKGQGVAGKALISNKPSFSSDVKTFDISEYPLVQHARKFGLNAAVATKLRSTFTGDSDYILEFFLPVHMKGSLEQQLLLDSLSGTMQRICRTLRTVSDEVGLWNGDRMSNLTQTTVSEGSFQTTLLDTDVNYTRTSIISSDIAGSHGTLQQEPSGARKYEKKKSSTEKNVSLNVLQQYFSGSLKDAAKSLGVCPTTLKRICRQHGIMRWPSRKINKVNRSLRKIQTVLDSVQGVEGGLKFDSVTGEFIAVGSLTQEFDTQKSLPLGHDDAFVRRQCDMDEDMSLELLKVKSHDGGRVKLENSVEPNEARPTGSLMEPWTSKQSGLNYSDDFDIGTRSADVKKDKDLCFRRCLSSLALAEPNPSISSSMSDSSNGSGAVLVRSSSTSMEQDQNQMLRTHNSSGESGSLLTVKATYRDDTIRFKLDPYVVGCSQLYKEVAKRFKLQESAFQLKYLDDDEEWVMLVTDSDLQECLEILNGMRKHTVKFLVRDLLGAAMGSSAGSNGYLGTCS; encoded by the exons ATGGATAACACTTCAGATATTCCAGCAGAAGAAATGGATGGTTGGGTTAAGAATCTGATCTCTGAAGAAGATATGTTTAGCTCTTCTTCAGAGCTTGTGAACTTCGAATCTTTTGCTTCTTGGTGCAACACCCCTTCCGCTAATGATATATTGTTCACTCAATACGGCTTAACCACCTCTCAATCCACTACTACACCTACACCTTTTGGAGGTTTCACTGCATTACATGTAGATCCTTCTCCTTCTTTCAATGGTTTAGAAGGGTGTTACGTTGGCGAGAAGAGACCGGTCCAGGAGATGAGCTCTCAGTTTCATTACCTATCAGGTAAAAGAAGCAAGAGTAGCGCCATAGAGTGTAGTGTTCCAAGGTCATTGAGCTATTCACTTGATGAGAAGATGCTTAAGGCACTAAGCTTGTTTATGGAGTTCTCTGGAGAGGGGATTCTGGCTCAGTTCTGGACTCCTGTTAAGTCTGGAGATCAGTACATGCTTAGTACTTGTGATCAGGCTTACTTGCTTGACTCGAGGCTATCTGGATACCGTGAAGTGTCGAGAAAGTACACATTCTCTGCAGAGACAAGCCAATACTCTTCTCCAGGTCTTCCAGGGAGAGTCTTTATCTCTGGAGTTCCTGAGTGGACATCAAACGTGATGTACTACAAGACAGCTGAGTATTTAAGGATGAAACATGCTCTAGATAACGATGTTCGTGGCTCGATTGCTATTCCTGTCCTTGAAGAATCTGGTTCATCTTGTTGTGGTGTCCTGGAACTTGTGACATGCAGGGAGAAACCAAACTTTGATTTGGAGATGGACTCTGTTTGCCGTGCTCTCCAG GCTGTGAACTTACAAACATCAACTATTCCTAGTCGCCAG TACCTTTCAAGCAACCAAAAAGAAGCTTTGGCTGAGATAAGAGATGTCCTTAGAGCAGTGTGCCATGCACATAGGTTACCTTTAGCACTAGCTTGGCTTCCATGTAACTGCTACTCCAATGGAGCCAACGATGAGCTGGTCAAAGTCTATGGCAAAAAATCAGATGGAGGTTCTCTTCTTTGCATAGAAGAGACTGCATGTTATGTGAATGACATGGAGATGGAAGGCTTTGTAAATGCATGCATGGAGCATTATCTGAGCAAAGGGCAAGGAGTTGCAGGCAAAGCACTCATATCAAACAAACCGTCTTTCTCATCTGATGTAAAGACATTTGATATCAGCGAGTACCCTCTTGTTCAGCATGCTAGAAAGTTCGGTCTTAATGCTGCAGTTGCTACCAAACTAAGGAGCACGTTCACTGGGGATAGTGACTATATACTTGAGTTTTTCTTACCTGTACACATGAAGGGAAGCTTAGAACAACAACTTTTGCTGGACAGTCTCTCTGGCACGATGCAGAGAATATGTCGGACTCTGAGAACTGTTTCAGATGAAGTTGGACTTTGGAATGGAGACAGAATGTCAAATCTTACACAAACTACTGTTTCAGAAGGAAGCTTTCAGACAACATTGCTTGACACAGATGTCAACTATACTAGAACTAGTATCATCTCGAGTGATATAGCAGGTTCTCATGGAACTCTTCAACAG GAACCTAGCGGAGCTAGAAAATACGAGAAGAAGAAAAGCAGCACAGAGAAGAATGTGAGCTTAAACGTTCTCCAACAATACTTCTCTGGGAGCTTAAAGGATGCTGCAAAGAGCCTTGGTG TTTGTCCCACTACATTAAAACGGATATGCAGACAACATGGAATCATGAGGTGGCCATCTCGCAAGATTAACAAAGTGAATAGGTCACTAAGGAAAATACAGACAGTGCTGGACTCTGTCCAAGGTGTAGAAGGAGGACTAAAGTTTGACTCAGTAACAGGGGAGTTCATAGCAGTCGGCTCGCTTACTCAAGAGTTTGATACTCAAAAGAGTCTACCATTGGGTCATGATGATGCATTTGTAAGAAGGCAGTGTGATATGGATGAAGATATGTCTTTAGAGCTTTTGAAAGTCAAGTCTCATGATGGTGGCAGGGTTAAGTTGGAGAATAGTGTTGAACCAAATGAAGCAAGACCTACAG GATCCTTGATGGAGCCATGGACAAGCAAACAGTCTGGCTTGAACTATAGTGATGATTTTGATATAGGGACAAGGAGTGCAGATGTAAAGAAGGACAAAGACCTTTGTTTCCGTAGGTGCCTGAGCTCTCTAGCACTTGCTGAACCAAACCCATCGATCTCAAGCAGCATGTCGGATTCATCAAATGGTTCAGGAGCGGTTCTTGTTAGAAGTTCATCTACTTCCATGGAACAAGATCAGAACCAAATGCTTAGAACTCACAACAGTAGCGGCGAGAGCGGATCATTACTGACTGTAAAAGCCACTTATAGAGACGACACTATACGTTTCAAGCTAGATCCATATGTTGTTGGGTGTTCTCAGCTATACAAAGAAGTTGCTAAGCGTTTCAAGCTGCAAGAAAGTGCGTTTCAGTTGAAATActtggatgatgatgaagaatgGGTGATGTTGGTCACAGATTCTGATCTTCAAGAATGTTTAGAGATATTAAATGGTATGAGAAAACATACTGTGAAGTTTTTGGTACGTGATTTACTTGGAGCCGCAATGGGAAGTTCAGCAGGCAGCAATGGGTACCTCGGAACATGTTCCTAG